From a region of the Eriocheir sinensis breed Jianghai 21 chromosome 25, ASM2467909v1, whole genome shotgun sequence genome:
- the LOC127003560 gene encoding eclosion hormone-like translates to MSLKPEVRAVVLGLVCLVVLATVGEAATIIGMCISNCGQCKEMYGDYFHGQACAESCIRTQGISIPDCNNPATFNRFLKRFI, encoded by the exons CCTGAGGTGCGCGCGGTGGTGCTGGGTCTGGTGTGTCTGGTGGTCCTGGCGACGGTCGGCGAGGCTGCCACCATCATCGGAATGTGCATCAG TAACTGCGGCCAGTGCAAGGAGATGTACGGGGACTACTTCCACGGACAGGCGTGCGCGGAGTCGTGCATCAGGACCCAGGGCATCAGCATCCCCGACTGCAACAACCCCGCCACCTTCAACCGCTTCCTCAAGAGGTTCATCTAG